The genomic interval TGCGGGCAGCCTGTTCGGGTACCTTCTGGATGATCACGTTCTGAATCTGCGGTTTTTCGCCCCAGTAGTCCGCGAAGGCCTGCGCGGTCACGGCGGTGGCGTCCTTCTTCAGCAGGCGGTACGCGCCGGTGCCGCTGGGATCCTGCGCCAGCGGGCTGCCGGTCAGGTCTTTGCCCACGGCTTCCTTCCAGGTGGCCTCGGTGCCGTCCCACTCGCCGATTTTCTTGGCGTGTTCGCTGTCCACGATGCCCTGGCCGGTGTAGGCCAGTTTGCTCAGGAAGGCCGGGTCGGCTTTGGGCAGGGTAAAGACCAGCGTTTCCCCGTCGCACTTCACGGCGTCGGCAATGCGCTGCCAGGTCACGCTCTTGTCGTCGTTGGCGTTGGCCCCGGTGCCCAGCAGGCTTTCGCCCAGGAACCAGTTGCCGCTGTCGCCGGTGTTGGTCACCAGGTTGCGGCGGAAGGTGTACTCGGCGTCTGCACACTTGAAGGGGTTGCCGCTGTGGAATTTCACGCCTTCGCGCAGGGTGAAGCGGTACTCCTTGCCACCGTTTTCTTCTTTCCATTCGGTGGCCAGCATGGGCGTCAGTTCACGGATGCTGTTGCCCTGGTAGGTCAGCAGGGTTTCGTACAGGTTCTCCACGACCTGACCGCTGGCGGTATCGTAGCTGGTGCCGGGATCCAGGGTGGGGATGTCGGAGGATTCCTGAATGACCAGGGTGCTTCCGGCGCCATTGCTGGCGTTGTTGTTCTTGTTGCAGGAGGCGAGGGTCAAGGCGAGACTGGCCAGGGCCAGGGCAGATAAGGTTCTTTTGTGCGTCATGTTGTGGTGTCCTTTAAGGAAGTAGTGAAAGAAGTAGTGAAATCAGAAACAGCGCTCCCTAGCGTAAGAACCCTTGATGAGGAAAGGGTAGTAAACGCCTGAATAAACTGGTCATGTTACATCGGTTTCACTTCAGCACCAGACCAACGTCACCTTGACTGCCATTGGCTTGAGTGCGGTCGTGTAAGATTTCCTAATGACTGCTGCTCTCCTGCCGGATTCCCACGTTCTGCGAGGTACGGCTGCCGGCAATACCCTGCGCCTGGTTGGCATCGACGCCACCCGGATCGTGGAGGAAGCCCGGCAACGCCACCACCTCAGCAAAACCGCCACCGCCGCTCTGGGCCGCGCCCTAAGCGCTAGCGCCCTGCTCGCGGTGGTGCTGGGCAAGCAGCCTGGCAGTCGCGTGACCCTGCGCATTGAAGGAGGCGGCCCCATCGGCTGGATCGTCGCCGAGGGCAGCAACGACGGCCAGCTGCGGGGTTACGTGCGCCAGCCCGGCGCCGACCTGCCCCTGCGCGAAACGGACGGCAAACTGGACGTGCGCGGCCTGGTGGGTATCGACGGCGAACTGGCGGTCACGCGTCTGCTGGACAACGGCGAACCGTATACCGGCAGCGTTCACCTGGTCAGTGGCGAGATCGCCGAGGACGTCAGCCAGTACCTGGGCGTCTCCGAACAGATTCCCAACGCCGTGCTGCTGGGCGTGTACGAGGAAGGCCAGCAGGTCGTGAGCGCGGGCGGGCTACTGATTCAGGCCATGCCCGGCGTGACCGACGAAACCCTGGTGCGTCTGGAAGCCAACATCCGCCAGATGGGCATGCTGACCGACAACCTCCGCGCCGGCGGTCTGATGCACGCCATGACCCGCGCCACCGAGGGCCTGGATCTGCGCCTGGCGCCTGGTGCTCAACCCGCCCGCTTCGAGTGCCGCTGCTCGCGCGAACGGGCCCTGGACAGCCTCAAGTTCTTCCCCGCAGAAGACCGCCAGGACATGATCGCTTCCGGCGGGCAGGAAATCATGTGTCACTGGTGCAACGAGAAATACCAGATCACCCCTGCCGAGATCGCTGCCCTGGAAGCCCAGCCGGCACACGGACAGGCCTGATCTGGCTTTCAGATAATTCAATCCCCCTCTGAAATCGTCTGCCGCAGGGGCAAGTGAAAGAGAACCCAAGGCGATTCGTCAGGTAAGAAGGCGGTGGCAAGCCCCGCCCCTCTGGCTCTCTGGGCAGTTTGTAAAGCTGTACAGCGACGGGCAAGATCGGAAAATCCTGGATTCAAGGGAAAACAGCAGGGCCGGGCGGGTTAGATGCCCGGCTCTGCTGTTGTGCTTTTCAGTCTCGGCCGTAGCGGACGACTACTTCTGACCCAGGATGATTTTCAGGATGTCACTGATGGTCACGACACCCAGCAGATGACCGTCGCCGTCCACGACCGGCAATCCGTGTACATCCAGTTCCACCATGCGCTGCATGGCGTCGCGCATGGGCGCGCCCTCCGGCAGGTAACCCGTCGGTGCACGCATGAGTTGCCTTACGGTCTGATCTGCCAGCATCAGGCTGCTGCCCGCCCGTGCGCCACGTGCCGCGACTTCCCGCTCTATCTCGGCCTGGACATCGACCTCGTGCAGTAAGCCCACCAGACGCTGACCTTCCAGCACCGGCAGGACGCGCAGGCGGGACACCTTCAGTTTTGCGGCGGCGTCACTGGCCGGGTCGCCCGCCTGTACGCTCACCACGTCGCCGGTCATGTGCTGATCCACACTGCCCCAGGTGAGGCGCGGCGCCCCCTGCTCGGCCCGCAGCACGTCCGTCAGGGTCAGCATGCCGCGCAACATGCCGTCGTCGTCCACGACGGGCAGGCCGCCCACCCGGCGCTCCAGCATCTGCTTGATGGCGTGATTCAACTCCTCGGTCAGGGTGGCCGTCAGCACCGGCGAACGCATGGCGTCTCGCACGCGCACGCGCCCGGCCCGGCCTGCAAACTCCCACGGCGTCAGCCCCTCACTCAAAGCCGGCAGGTTGCGCCTGACCTCCCCGTCCGTCAACAGGCCCACCAGCTTCCCCTCATGAACGACCGGCAGGCGCTTCATTTTCAATTCCTGCATCTTCACCACCGCCTCCGGCAGGGTTGCGTGCGGCTCAATGGTGATGATGCGGGCGTGCATGGCGTCTTTCACTTGCATGGTCTTGACCTCCGAAAATGTCCTCAGTCTGGACGCGCTTCCACCCCCAAGGTACGCCATCGCTCTGCCAGAACCCTCAAGGCCGCTTAGGGCACCCTCAACGAACCATCCACCGGTGCCAGACAGGTGGCAAGCCCTTATTTGAAAATGTTCTCTCCGTTCAGCCTGGCGCAGTAATTTCAGCATCACGTAATTGGCCAGCGACGGCCTCTCGCTGGAACCCGACCCTTGCTGCTGCGCCACTTATGGCGTCCCCTCTTCCCAACGCCGGAACATCTGCTATAGTTTTCGGGCGCGTAGCTCCGAGGCGTAGCGCAGGCCGGTAGCGCACTTGGTTTGGGACCAAGGGGTCGCTGGTTCGAATCCAGTCGCCTCGACCAGATTTACGCGCATTTCATCCTGCGGGATTGGTGTAGTGGTAGCACAGCAGCCTTCCAAGCTTCTGGCCTCGGTTCGAATCCGTGATCCCGCTCCAGCAGAGGAAGGCTCCCCACGCGGGAGCTTTCTGCATCTGCACCCTTAGCTCAGTTGGATAGAGCAACCGCCTTCTAAGCGGTCGGTCAAAGGTTCGAGTCCTTTAGGGTGCGCCACGAAAAAACCCCGCGCTGTGCGGGGTCTTTCATTTGGCGTGAGCCTACCGCCAGAGGTGCAGGGCGGGTTTCACGAATGCGTTGTAAATCCAGCATGGTCGAGGCAACGCCCAGACCGCGAAAGTTTCACGGGGTTTACATGGATTTGGGCGGCTGGGGAGAGATGAAGCGTACAGTTCCCGCTCGGCGTGTGCGGGTACTCCAGGGCCGAGGTGGGACACTCACTGAGCCGTTTTGATAAACAGTACGCCGTCCGTCTGGTGCAGATCCTGCCTCCTCAGTGGAAAATACCCGGTCTGGACGGGCGCATCAGTTCGTGTGGTCAATTCGTCTGACAGGTTTTGGAGCAGATCTTTTGCATTGAAGAGAGACACGTCACTAGGAATACCAATCAGGGCGCCTTCCAGCGTGTCCGGGCCGGGTTGGTGAATACCAAGGGACGGCGCTGAGCCGAAAGCCGTGGCTATAAAGGCGTATTTCGGGCCCAGGCGCAAATTCAGGTGTGCGCCCGCGCCCCACCAGGCGGCGCTTCTGCTGCCCATACTCCACTCGCACTGGTCGCGTTTCAGGTGCGAGTTGTGGGCGAACACCAGCGTCGGGCCGCGTAGCTTTTCCTGCTCCAGGATGGCGATGAGGTGATCGGCCATCATCAGGTCACGCTGGGCCAGCAGGCGTTCCATACGCGACTCGTACCGCGCCGGGTCGGTGTCCGCCATGATCGCGTGGTAACGCAGCAGCCCCACGGCTGTTCGGGCGTGCAACTGCGCGTTCCACCAGCCCGGCAGTGCAGCCAGACGCGGCGTTTCAAGGTTCAGGAGCGTGTGCAGGTCGTCCGCGATGAGCCGTAACTGCCTCGCCTCGTCCGTGTTGCCGACAGACTGGCTGGGATTCATGGCGGCTTGTTCGTTCGTCCAGCGGGCGTCATCACCACTCAGGCGTTCAATGGTGGCGGTGTCCACGGTCAGGCGGTCTGGTCGGTGGTCAGACAGAAAGGCGTGAACATGCAGAAGGGAGAGGCGGGGGCTGGCCGCCCACATATTCTCCATCGGGGCGTCGAAACCGTAGAAGCGCAGTTGCTCGTCCGGGGGGCGGTTCTCGTTGTACCCGCGCATCCACCCGACAAGCTGGCGGTTGGCCTGGAGTACGCCGAAACCGTGGCTGAACCCTGAACGCATCACGTCGTCCAGCGTTCCCGCGCCGCCTGTGACGAACTCGTTCACGCGCTGGCTGGCCAGGATGTCGCTTTCCAGGGCCAGCGAGCGGTAACCGTGCCTTTCCACAAGGAGACGAAAGAAGCGGTTGCGCCACTCGGGGAAAGCCTCGATCAGGTGGCGGGGTTCACCCAGGCCCAGCAGACGCGGCTTTTCGGGCAATGAGTCGAGGAAGTGAGAAAGGGCTTGCGGATCATGGGCATCCCAGCCGATGTTTCTGAGCAGTTCATGGTCTGGCATCGTGGTCTCCTGGCCAAAGGGTGCGCACGCTCTGACCCCTCCATGCTGGCTGTGGATCATGTGAGAACACCCCACGGTAAGACTTTAGCTAACCTTCATTTAATCAAATTGTTCAGGCGGAAAAAACACCTTGCAAATAGCACTGGCTGGCGCCACCAATCCGGATCGAGAGAAACGACCGTTGATGCGAACTAAGAAGAAACGGCGGTTGGCCGGCAGGGCAGAGAGGTCAAAGCACAGAGGTCAGGAATGTGGGCCTGACGCCACGCCGGCCTGAACGCGCTAGCCTCGGCACATGTCCTGGCCTGCTCTGCCCCCGTTTGCCCCGCGACTTCTGGCGTTCGATCTGGACGGCACCTTGATTCAGGACGGTGGCACCAGCGTGCCGGATGCTACGGCCACCGCTTTACGGCGTTTGCAGGGACTGGGCGTGCGGGTCGCCCTGGTGACCGGGCGCGACTCCCCGCCCAGAGGGGTCAGGGAAGCCATTTCTTTCGACGCACAGGCCACCAATAACGGCGGGCGGGTGCAGGTCGGCGAGGAAGTCCACCGCGACGCGCAGTTCACGGCCGCTGACCTGCGGGCGGTGCTGGCGCACGAACTGGCGGATGCGCGCACCGTGCTGTTCGACGCGCAGGGTATTTACGTCGACCTGCCGGCAGGCCGGGAACCGGAAGCGTGGATGGTGGCCCGCTCGTTCAGGCCTATCAGCGAAGCGCCGCAGGAAGGCATCGTGAAGGTGGGGTTCTACCACCCCGATGTGGCCGGCCACGCCGAGCGTCTGCGCCAGTCTCACCCGCACCTGGTGGTCACGGGCGGGCAGGAACCGTACACGCAATTCCTGACCGTCACGCCGCAAGGCGCGAACAAGGCCGCCGCCCTGACGCTGCTGGCCGAGGGACTGGACGTTCCGCTGGAGCAGACCATGGCCTTCGGCGACAGTGACAACGACGAGGTGATGCTGGAACTTGCCGCCTTCGCCGTGCAGGTCGGCACATTGCCGCTGCTGGAGCCGCACGCAGATACGCAATTGCCCGATTACACCCACGTCGGCGCGTACCTGAATGCCCTGGCCGACCAGTTAGATCAACGCTGAACTGCTTCTTACCTGGCCGGAGTCAAGGTGCAGGTGGTGGGTCAGCCCCGGTAAAGTGTCGTTTGCACGGTGGGCAATGACCATCAGATGCGTGCCGCCGCGCACCAGTTCCGGCAGCAGCGCCACGAAGCGGGCGCGGCTGTCGGCGTCCACGAAATCCAGCCCCTCGTCCAGAATCAGCAGGGTCGGGCGGTGAACCACGGCGCGGGCCAGCAGCAGTCGCCGCAGTTGCCCCTGGGACAGCGTTTCGGCGTCTTGTTCCAGCAACTCGGTCAGCTCAAGGCGCTCGGCCAGTTCAGACACCCACGCGCCCTGCCCGGCGGTCAGTTCCTCCATGAACCCCTCGGTGCCGGCGAACGCGCTGCCGATCACGTCCCGGCCTGTCCACCTGCGCCCGGACGAACTGGTGCGCTGCCGGATACCCAGCTCCGCCGACACCACCCCGATCGAACGCCGCCGCTCAGCCAGCAGATCCCGCTTCAGGAAAGGCCGCTCGACGTGGCCGCCCAGCGCCGGGTGAAATTCGCCGGCAATGAGCCGTGCCAGCGTGCTTTTTCCGCTGCCGTTCTCCCCGGTGACCAGCCAGTGCTGTCCCGCCTCCCAGGCCCACGAAATCGGCCCCAGCGCCGGGTGACCGTTGCGGAAGACATTCACGTCGCTCAGGCGGACAAGGGACACCGGGAGTGGGAAAGGGGAAGGGGGGAGTGATGCGGGGGGTGGCGGCTGATGGATGGTGGAGGGGGGAATATTACTGATTTTGCCGTGCTGAACGTACACGGTGCGCCAGTTCAGGTTCGGGGCTTCGTCGGGGCGGTGGGTGGCGAGGACGAGGGCCGTGCCGGTGGCGTGAACGGTTTGCAGGAGGGGCGACAGTTCCGCTCTGGCGGCGGCGCTGAGGCCGTCCGTGAATTCGTCGAGCAGCAGCAGTTTTGGTCTGGGCATTAAAGCGCGGGCCAGCATCACCCGGCGCCGTTGACCGTGGCTGAGGGTGCGCACATCCCGCTCCAGCAGCGAAACCAGCCCGGTCAGGGCCACCACTTCATTCAGGCGGCTCAGGGCATCCGTGCCTGCTTCCCACAGGTTCAGGGTTTCACCCTGAAATCCGGCCAGCAGCACGTCGCGCACGGTCTGCTCCCAGTCGCGCGTCAGGTAAAAGGCCTCGGCGTCCGGCCCCACCACGCTCAGCGAGCGCCGCGCCTGCACCGCCGACGTGTGAAGCCCGCCCCCCAGTCCGTAGACCCGCTCGCCACGCACCGGGGCCACCTGACCTGCCAGCAGGCGCAGCAGTGTGGTCTTGCCTCCGCCGTTCGGCCCGGCCAGTCGCAGGGCTTCGCCGGGGGCCACCCTTAAAGTCACGTTCTCCAGCAGGGTGCGCCCGCCGGCCCGCACGGTCACTTCCTTTAACTCCACGAGCGGCACGGTCACGGCACCGAGTGTAGAACAGGTCTCCGAATTACGCGCTCTGAGGAAGAACACCCCGCCTGACTCCATTCTTCGTCCTGCTCGTCTCCATTCACTCGCGCCGCTCGGCCAAAAAGCACCTCATTCTCTTGTCAGATGCTTTGATGCGTCCTGCGGCCGCTGCCTCGTTCACGCGCGTGTGCTTGTATGGCACCCATGACCCGCACCCTTCACCTGATCAAACATGGCAAACCCTTCGTGATTCCCGGCGTTCCGGCGCACGAGTGGGAACTGGCTTCGGATGCCCTGCAGGGCCTTCCCGGCCTGGTCGAACGACTACAACCGCGCCCGGACATCGTGATTTCCAGCGAGGAGCCCAAGGCGAAAGCCACCGCGCAGGGCCTTGCTGGCGCGCTCGGAGTGCGGCACCGCCCCATGCTGGGCCTGCACGAGCAACTGCGCTACACCGCGCCCTTTCACGCGGATGTGCAGGACTTCCAGGCGGATATCCAGCGGTTGTTCGCCTACCCAGACGACCTGGTGTCCGGCGAGGAAAGCGCTGCCGACGCCCGCAGGCGCTTCGGCCACGCCGTGAACGCCGCCATGCAGGCCAACCCGCAGCAAACCGTCGCCATCGTCGCGCACGGCACCGTCATCAGCCTCCTGGCCAGCCACGCCGCCGGGGTGGACGCCCTGGAACTGTGGCTGGCCCTGACCTTCCTCGACGTGGTCACCCTCAGCTGGCCGGAGTTGAAGCTGCAAGCGTCCAGGAGCTGAGCGCCGCCGGCTCATCCATCATTCCAACCTTGTTTTTTCCATGGTCTTGACTTCACAAGCTGCGCTTGCCCGGCCGGGAACCTTCCGCCGAACCACCACGTAACAGGAGGCAGGAGGCAAACATGGGTTTCATGATTTTCGTCGGTGTGCTGCTGCTGCTGGTGATCGTGACGATTCTTGCGGGAATCAAGAGCGTGCCGCAGGGATACGAGTGGACTCAGGAACGGTTCGGGAAGTTTCAGCGTTCGTTGAAGCCGGGCCTCAACCTCATCATTCCGTACATCGACCGGATCGGTCGGCGCGTGAACATGATGGAGCAGGTGCTGGACGTGCCCAGCCAGGAAGTCATCACGCGCGATAACGCGATGGTCACGGTGGACGGCGTGGTGTTCTATCAGGTGCTCGATTCCGCGAAGGCCAGTTACGAGGTGCGCAACCTGGAGCAGGCCATTTTGAACCTCACCATGACCAACATCCGCACGGTGATGGGCAGCATGGATCTGGACGAACTGCTGAGTAACCGCGACCAGATCAACGCCCGGCTCCTGATTGTGGTGGATGAGGCCACGGAGCCGTGGGGGGTCAAGGTCACGCGCATCGAGGTCAAGGACATCAAGCCGCCTGCCGACCTGGTGGCCAGCATGGCCCGTCAGATGAAGGCCGAGCGTGAAAAACGCGCCAACATCTTGGATGCCGAGGGCTTCCGCCAGGCCGCGATTCTGAAGGCCGAGGGCGAGAAGCAGGCGGCGGTGCTCAGCGCCGAAGGCGAGAAGCAGGCGGCTTTCCTTCAGGCCGAAGCGCGCGAACGCAGTGCCCAGGCCGAAGCGGCGGCTACGCGCATGGTCAGCGACGCCATTTCCGCCGGGAACACGCAGGCCATCAACTACTTCATCGCGCAGCGTTACGTGGACGCCCTGCGCGACGTGGCGACCGCCCCCAACCAGAAGACCCTGATTCTGCCCATCGAGGCCACCAGCGTCCTGGGCAGCCTGCAAGGCATTGCCGAAGTGGCGAAAGAAGCCTTCGGACACAAGGGGTGAGGACAGATGCCTGATTGGCTCCCGACCTTTGAACGGGTGCAGCCCTGGCACTGGTGGGTGCTGGGGGCGATCCTGCTGATTCTGGAAGTCAGTGCGCCCGGCGTTTTCTTCGTGTGGCTGGCGCTGGCGGCGTTCGCGCTGGGCCTGTTGGTGTTCGTGGTGCCGATCCTGCCGGTGACGGTGCAGCTGCTGCTGTTCGCCGGGCTGGCGGTGGCGGCGGTGTTCGTCGGGCGGCGGTATGTGGGTCAACTGGCCCTGGGCGGCAACGAGGGCGACAGCCTCAACACCGGGGCCAGCCGCCTGGTGGGGCGCACGGTGACCGTCACCACGCCCATCGTGAACGGCGTGGGCCGCGTGCGCGTCGGCGACAGTGACTGGCGCGCCACCGGGCCAGACGCCGAAGCCGGCAGGAGTGTGCTGATCGTGGCCGCCGACGGCACCACGCTGATCGTCCGCGAAGTGAACGGCACCTGGGTCTGATTGCCGCCGCCTTCAGTAACCGCCCTCCGGGGCGGTTTTCTCTGTTTCAAGTGTGTCGGTTCTTTTCTGGCCTTGTCTGCTCTACAACTGGCATCCCAGACCCCACCACCCATCCTTAACGGGCGGTCAGTGCGGCTGGCCTGCATGGTACGCTGCCAGCATGTCCTTTTATGCCATTCTGCTTGCGCTGCACAACCTCAACCGCTGGCTGGTCTTGCTGACAGGTGTGTGGGCGGTGATTCAGAGCGTCAGTGGCCTGAACGGCAAACGGCCCTTCACGCCCGCCGAGCGCCGCCCGGTCAGCATGTTCATGGGGACGCTGCACCTGCAGGTAGTGCTGGGGCTGCTGCTGTTCGCGTACATGGGCATGCAAAAAATTCCAGTGTTCGCGGGTGCGGGGCGCAGCAGCTTCCAGTGGGAACACCTGGGTCTGGGCGTGCTGGCCGCCGTGTTCGGCACGCTCGCCAGCACCCAGAGCCGCAAGGCCGGCAGCGAGGTCGGCAAGTACCGCGCCGCCGCCCTGTGGAGTGGCCTGGCCCTGCTGATGATCCTGGGGGCCATGCCCTGGTTCCGTCCGCTGCTGCCGCATTTCTGAGGAAAAACTGGAGCAGGTCTCCGAATGGAGTCATACGGGTGTCGTTCCACGTCTGGCTCCGTTCTCCCTGTGGGCTTATGTCAGTCCGTCCTG from Deinococcus fonticola carries:
- the hslO gene encoding Hsp33 family molecular chaperone HslO, which codes for MTAALLPDSHVLRGTAAGNTLRLVGIDATRIVEEARQRHHLSKTATAALGRALSASALLAVVLGKQPGSRVTLRIEGGGPIGWIVAEGSNDGQLRGYVRQPGADLPLRETDGKLDVRGLVGIDGELAVTRLLDNGEPYTGSVHLVSGEIAEDVSQYLGVSEQIPNAVLLGVYEEGQQVVSAGGLLIQAMPGVTDETLVRLEANIRQMGMLTDNLRAGGLMHAMTRATEGLDLRLAPGAQPARFECRCSRERALDSLKFFPAEDRQDMIASGGQEIMCHWCNEKYQITPAEIAALEAQPAHGQA
- a CDS encoding CBS domain-containing protein; protein product: MQVKDAMHARIITIEPHATLPEAVVKMQELKMKRLPVVHEGKLVGLLTDGEVRRNLPALSEGLTPWEFAGRAGRVRVRDAMRSPVLTATLTEELNHAIKQMLERRVGGLPVVDDDGMLRGMLTLTDVLRAEQGAPRLTWGSVDQHMTGDVVSVQAGDPASDAAAKLKVSRLRVLPVLEGQRLVGLLHEVDVQAEIEREVAARGARAGSSLMLADQTVRQLMRAPTGYLPEGAPMRDAMQRMVELDVHGLPVVDGDGHLLGVVTISDILKIILGQK
- a CDS encoding erythromycin esterase family protein; translated protein: MPDHELLRNIGWDAHDPQALSHFLDSLPEKPRLLGLGEPRHLIEAFPEWRNRFFRLLVERHGYRSLALESDILASQRVNEFVTGGAGTLDDVMRSGFSHGFGVLQANRQLVGWMRGYNENRPPDEQLRFYGFDAPMENMWAASPRLSLLHVHAFLSDHRPDRLTVDTATIERLSGDDARWTNEQAAMNPSQSVGNTDEARQLRLIADDLHTLLNLETPRLAALPGWWNAQLHARTAVGLLRYHAIMADTDPARYESRMERLLAQRDLMMADHLIAILEQEKLRGPTLVFAHNSHLKRDQCEWSMGSRSAAWWGAGAHLNLRLGPKYAFIATAFGSAPSLGIHQPGPDTLEGALIGIPSDVSLFNAKDLLQNLSDELTTRTDAPVQTGYFPLRRQDLHQTDGVLFIKTAQ
- a CDS encoding HAD-IIB family hydrolase; the encoded protein is MSWPALPPFAPRLLAFDLDGTLIQDGGTSVPDATATALRRLQGLGVRVALVTGRDSPPRGVREAISFDAQATNNGGRVQVGEEVHRDAQFTAADLRAVLAHELADARTVLFDAQGIYVDLPAGREPEAWMVARSFRPISEAPQEGIVKVGFYHPDVAGHAERLRQSHPHLVVTGGQEPYTQFLTVTPQGANKAAALTLLAEGLDVPLEQTMAFGDSDNDEVMLELAAFAVQVGTLPLLEPHADTQLPDYTHVGAYLNALADQLDQR
- a CDS encoding ATP-binding cassette domain-containing protein — translated: MTVPLVELKEVTVRAGGRTLLENVTLRVAPGEALRLAGPNGGGKTTLLRLLAGQVAPVRGERVYGLGGGLHTSAVQARRSLSVVGPDAEAFYLTRDWEQTVRDVLLAGFQGETLNLWEAGTDALSRLNEVVALTGLVSLLERDVRTLSHGQRRRVMLARALMPRPKLLLLDEFTDGLSAAARAELSPLLQTVHATGTALVLATHRPDEAPNLNWRTVYVQHGKISNIPPSTIHQPPPPASLPPSPFPLPVSLVRLSDVNVFRNGHPALGPISWAWEAGQHWLVTGENGSGKSTLARLIAGEFHPALGGHVERPFLKRDLLAERRRSIGVVSAELGIRQRTSSSGRRWTGRDVIGSAFAGTEGFMEELTAGQGAWVSELAERLELTELLEQDAETLSQGQLRRLLLARAVVHRPTLLILDEGLDFVDADSRARFVALLPELVRGGTHLMVIAHRANDTLPGLTHHLHLDSGQVRSSSALI
- a CDS encoding histidine phosphatase family protein, translated to MTRTLHLIKHGKPFVIPGVPAHEWELASDALQGLPGLVERLQPRPDIVISSEEPKAKATAQGLAGALGVRHRPMLGLHEQLRYTAPFHADVQDFQADIQRLFAYPDDLVSGEESAADARRRFGHAVNAAMQANPQQTVAIVAHGTVISLLASHAAGVDALELWLALTFLDVVTLSWPELKLQASRS
- a CDS encoding SPFH domain-containing protein, with translation MGFMIFVGVLLLLVIVTILAGIKSVPQGYEWTQERFGKFQRSLKPGLNLIIPYIDRIGRRVNMMEQVLDVPSQEVITRDNAMVTVDGVVFYQVLDSAKASYEVRNLEQAILNLTMTNIRTVMGSMDLDELLSNRDQINARLLIVVDEATEPWGVKVTRIEVKDIKPPADLVASMARQMKAEREKRANILDAEGFRQAAILKAEGEKQAAVLSAEGEKQAAFLQAEARERSAQAEAAATRMVSDAISAGNTQAINYFIAQRYVDALRDVATAPNQKTLILPIEATSVLGSLQGIAEVAKEAFGHKG
- a CDS encoding NfeD family protein, with the protein product MPDWLPTFERVQPWHWWVLGAILLILEVSAPGVFFVWLALAAFALGLLVFVVPILPVTVQLLLFAGLAVAAVFVGRRYVGQLALGGNEGDSLNTGASRLVGRTVTVTTPIVNGVGRVRVGDSDWRATGPDAEAGRSVLIVAADGTTLIVREVNGTWV